From Coturnix japonica isolate 7356 chromosome 1, Coturnix japonica 2.1, whole genome shotgun sequence, the proteins below share one genomic window:
- the HTR1F gene encoding 5-hydroxytryptamine receptor 1F has translation MDLINSTEQNSTSEELFKWVTSKILISITLSVLALMTTAINSLVMTAIIVTRKLHHPANYLICSLAVTDFLVAVLVMPFSIVYIVKETWIMGQVVCDIWLSVDITCCTCSILHLSAIALDRYRAITDAVEYARKRTPKHAGIMIAVVWIISIFISMPPLFWRHQTTSREDECIIKHDHIVSTIYSTFGAFYIPLALILILYYKIYKAAKTFHRRSVSRIVREEVNGQVLLDAGERSTKLTSMPSTMEKTSDPLVDCEKINVSIRSPRSESKHEKSWKKQRISSTRERKAATTLGLILGAFVICWLPFFVKEVVVNTCERCHISEDMSNFLAWLGYINSLINPLIYTIFNEDFKKAFQKLVRCRQYL, from the coding sequence ATGGATTTAATCAActcaacagaacaaaacagtacaTCAGAAGAACTATTCAAATGGGTGACATCCAAGATTCTCATTTCCATTACTCTGTCTGTGCTTGCGCTAATGACAACGGCCATCAATTCTCTGGTGATGACTGCAATAATTGTGACAAGAAAACTTCACCACCCTGCCAACTATTTGATCTGCTCTCTTGCAGTGACCGATTTTCTTGTGGCAGTCCTAGTGATGCCCTTCAGCATTGTCTACATTGTAAAGGAGACTTGGATCATGGGGCAAGTAGTGTGTGACATTTGGCTGAGTGTGGACATTACATGCTGCACGTGCTCCATCTTGCATCTCTCTGCCATTGCTTTGGATCGTTACAGAGCAATCACAGATGCTGTGGAATACGCACGGAAAAGGACACCAAAGCATGCTGGTATCATGATTGCAGTAGTATGGATCATATCCATTTTTATCTCCATGCCGCCTTTGTTTTGGCGGCACCAGACAACCAGCAGGGAGGATGAATGCATCATCAAACATGACCACATTGTTTCTACCATTTACTCTACATTTGGCGCCTTCTATATCCCCCTGGCCTTGATTCTGATCCTTTATTACAAGATTTACAAAGCAGCAAAGACATTTCACAGAAGAAGTGTCAGCAGGATAGTCAGGGAGGAGGTAAATGGACAAGTCCTTTTGGACGCAGGTGAGAGAAGCACCAAATTGACTTCAATGCCCAGCACAATGGAGAAGACATCAGATCCACTGGTGGACTGTGAAAAAATCAATGTCAGCATACGAAGCCCCAGATCTGAGTCTAAGCATGAGAAGTCTTGGAAAAAACAGAGAATCTCTAGTacaagagagagaaaggcagcaaCTACTCTCGGTCTGATCCTGGGGGCATTTGTGATCTGCTGGCTCCCTTTTTTTGTAAAGGAAGTAGTTGTGAACACCTGTGAAAGATGTCACATTTCAGAAGACATGTCTAATTTCCTAGCATGGTTGGGATACATTAATTCCCTTATTAACCCTCTAATCTACACAATCTTTAATGAAGATTTCAAGAAAGCCTTCCAGAAGCTTGTGCGGTGTAGGCAATATCTTTAA